In the genome of Colletes latitarsis isolate SP2378_abdomen chromosome 9, iyColLati1, whole genome shotgun sequence, one region contains:
- the Scrib gene encoding scribble planar cell polarity protein isoform X6, with translation MFRCIPIFKGCNRQVEYVDKRHCSLPSVPDDILRYSRSLEELLLDANHIRDLPKNFFRLQRLRKLGLSDNEIHRLPPDIQNFENLVELDVSRNDIPDIPENIKNLRALQVADFSSNPIPRLPAGFVQLRNLTVLGLNDMSLTNLPPDFGSLEALQSLELRENLLKSLPESLSQLYKLERLDLGDNDIEVLPPHIGQLPALQELWLDHNQLQHLPPEIGELKTLACLDVSENRLEDLPEEIGGLVLLTDLHLSQNVIEKLPDGLGELKKLTILKIDQNRLSTLNSNIGRCENLQELILTENFLLELPITIGKLLNLNNLNVDRNSLQSLPVEIGNLKKLGVLSLRDNKLQYLPMEVGQCTALHVLDVSGNRLQYLPYSLINLNLKAVWLSENQAQPMLTFQTDVDEETEQEVLTCFLLPQLESHPDDSGRVGMLVGIGNAIQSGEIRELGSSDDEGWQEKEASRTHSVKFTDEPPETDKETPFVRQNTPHPKELKAKAHKLFSKGKSDSRSASTDEQDVSQTFGLDKTETDSLTKPNNLEPAATDEALANDKLVENEEKQTVPGTLVDNTDLQCNNESEMVSNQYITEFNPDLGIDGSISESKDGNDKGDDESENEETQRHVEFSIAEGTDYEGGGDSNRPNRLHRRDTPHHLKNKRIHTTVDKDKVASIIAQALMKKSDETAAPTSATTESTDNFDTQSQGAISDAEPTIEIREEQYEIHIERTTGGLGLSIAGGIGSTPFKGDDEGIFISRVTEGGPADLAGLKVEDKVLSVNGVSVVNVGHYDAVEVLKACGRVLVLVVQREVTRILPPYEQISSRKDSVCSSLSTSRAPSATSHVSSTGLSHNLENGDASLLHETIKTKKIPEPITSVKAGNEPMVPVLVHTTLIRDQNGLGFSIAGGEGSPPFKDNSDAIYISRITDGGVAQKDGKLLVGDKVISINGVEMRGAKHEQAVALLTGLERFVRLVVEREIPLSQANAATVVTPSEKSPRVIGAPKPYTGLYNANSYIANRPGYTGYRRSIDVDRALSPSPTSKTPPPMKIETTEVPKMNGVTESGYTKNVSSVSPSPTNSQPHPQPAPRHSISQPTIAFATTTSSTPTSSTEPRSISPQEDIQVSKPITNEEFQAMIPAHFLRPPTSSPSPDSHQGPIVTVTIKQPDSLPGDVNFPPAPTTLGKVTETITKSTLTETVVTRVTDNQSVQPVIIEDVVLVKEGSLGFSIIGGTDHSCTPFGAKEPGIFISHVVPGGIAAKSGKLRMGDRILKVNGTDVTKATHQEAVMELLRPGDQIMLTVQHDPLPENYQLVEIEYIPVTELVITKEPGEKLGMHIKGGLRGQKGNPLDHTDEGVFISKINSGGAAKRDGRLKVGMRLLEVNGTSLLGATHQEAVNILRCSGNTITLVVCKGYDKNEVESVLPVCDGKDSKESRTSKELKESTTDGTKSLSQSISSLDRDDEEAATLRQEQEMKAELVAWEQEERERALIEHREKSTPEKVLDVVRAAESLVSKSNSPVDMVPPKSPGGTKDLKTTTIVMSKHTLAPQNTNSLRNERTGTSVDYYSSTKSPVSTLTSPTNFSRTTTAQTLPSPKKKNSLPKRSITFADLPPISKEKSINHASSTITRGEQLLPLHDKYTSDPQIISYKKVYHSPTQTTHSHFKLPPTPLTASESTGHLGTSASFNKRQNARSVDGNIQVELSPTPSPTPPLVKMSVSDKKKLFESAMEEHLKPSPKQEKVFSFLSQDEVEKMKQEEEKKIAMLTRDELKSWAQLDENEGLEDLEETLEDQDNRRPKV, from the exons ATGTTCCGCTGCATTCCGATTTTTAAAGGGTGTAACAGGCAGGTGGAATACGTTGACAAGCGTCACTGCTCTCTGCCGAGCGTCCCTGATGATATTTTACGATACTCGAGGAGCCTGGAGGAGCTGTTGTTGGACGCGAATCATATTCGTGATCTACCTAAG AATTTTTTCCGACTACAAAGGTTACGAAAGCTCGGACTGAGCGACAATGAAATACATCGTTTGCCACCGGATATCCAGAACTTCGAAAACCTCGTGGAGCTGGATGTGTCCAGGAACG ATATACCGGACATTCCTGAGAACATCAAGAATTTACGAGCACTTCAGGTGGCGGACTTCAGTAGCAATCCAATTCCAAG ACTCCCGGCTGGTTTCGTGCAGTTAAGGAATCTGACTGTTCTAGGACTAAATGATATGTCCCTTACAAATTTACCGCCCGATTTTGGAAG CTTGGAGGCGTTACAATCACTGGAATTGAGAGAAAACTTGCTCAAGTCTTTGCCTGAGTCACTTTCTCAACTTTACAAATTAGAGCGGCTGGATCTAGGCGACAATGACATTGAAGTATTG CCTCCGCATATAGGACAATTGCCAGCGTTACAAGAGTTATGGCTAGATCATAACCAGTTACAACATTTACCACCGGAAATCGGAGAATTGAAAACGTTAGCATGCTTGGACGTATCTGAAAATCGTTTGGAAGATCTTCCAGAAGAAATCGGTGGTCTAGTTTTATTAACGGATTTACATTTATCGCAAAATGTTATCGAAAAATTACCCGATGGACTCGGGGAATTAAAAAAACTTACCATTCTCAAAATCGACCAAAATAGGCTTTCTACTTTAAATTCAAATATAGGCAG ATGTGAAAATTTACAAGAATTAATTCTTACGGAAAATTTTCTCTTAGAACTGCCTATTACTATAGGAAAACTTCTTAATCTAAACAATTTAAATGTGGATAGGAATAGTTTACAATCACTACCTGTTGAAATTG GTAATTTGAAGAAATTGGGGGTACTGTCTTTGAGAGATAATAAGTTGCAATATCTTCCAATGGAAGTTGGACAGTGTACCGCTCTTCATGTTTTGGACGTATCGGGTAACAG ATTGCAATATTTGCCATATTCCTTGATTAATTTGAATTTAAAGGCAGTATGGTTAAGTGAAAATCAAGCACAGCCAATGCTTACTTTCCAAACGGATGTCGATGAAGAAACTGAGCAAGAGGTATTAACGTGCTTCCTCTTACCGCAGTTAGAATCCCATCCTGATG ATTCAGGTAGGGTTGGTATGCTGGTTGGTATAGGAAATGCTATTCAGAGTGGTGAAATACGCGAGCTTGGTAGCAGCGATGACGAAGGCTGGCAAGAAAAAGAAGCATCGCGAACACATTCAGTAAAATTTACGGATGAACCTCCAGAAACTGATAAGGAG aCACCGTTTGTACGGCAAAATACACCGCACCCGAAAGAATTGAAAGCTAAAGCTCATAAATTATTTAGTAAAGGGAAGAGTGACAGTCGGTCAGCATCTACGGACGAGCAG GATGTTTCCCAAACATTCGGTTTGGACAAAACGGAAACTGACTCATTGACAAAACCGAACAATTTGGAACCAGCTGCAACAGACGAAGCACTAGCAAACGATAAACTTGTAGAAAATGAAGAAAAACAAACTGTACCTGGAACATTAGTCGATAATACGGATCTTCAATGTAATAATGAATCAGAAATGGTTTctaatcaatatattacagaattcaaTCCT GATCTGGGAATTGATGGTTCAATATCCGAATCAAAGGATGGAAATGATAAGGGAGATGACGAATCTGAGAACGAGGAAACGCAAAGACACGTAGAATTTTCTATAGCAGAGGGTACTGATTACGAAGGTGGCGGTGATTCAAATAGGCCCAATAGACTTCATCGTAGAGACACTCCACATCACTTAAAGAATAAACGTATCCATACAACTGTGGACAAGGATAAGGTAGCTTCCATTATTGCACAA GCACTTATGAAGAAAAGTGATGAAACTGCTGCACCCACGTCGGCGACCACAGAATCTACAGACAATTTTGACACTCAGAGTCAAG GTGCAATATCTGATGCTGAACCAACGATAGAAATACGAGAGGAACAATATGAAATTCATATTGAGAGAACAACAGGTGGTCTTGGTTTATCAATAGCTGGTGGTATCGGTTCAACTCCATTCAAAGGCGACGATGAAGGCATTTTTATTTCCAGAGTTACCGAAG GCGGGCCTGCAGATTTGGCAGGTTTAAAAGTAGAGGATAAAGTGCTGTCTGTAAACGGAGTTTCAGTAGTAAATGTAGGTCACTATGATGCTGTAGAAGTTCTAAAAGCATGTGGACGTGTTCTTGTACTAGTAGTTCAGAGAGAAGTTACAAGGATATTACCGCCATACGAACAG ATATCTTCAAGAAAAGACTCGGTATGCTCTAGTTTGAGTACAAGTAGAGCTCCAAGTGCGACGTCTCACGTTTCGTCTACAGGTTTATCGCATAATTTAGAAAATGGTGACGCTTCTTTACTTCATGAAACTATTAAG ACCAAAAAAATCCCGGAACCTATAACTTCGGTGAAAGCAGGTAATGAACCAATGGTACCCGTTCTTGTTCATACAACGTTAATACGGGACCAAAATGGACTTGGATTTAGTATTGCTGGTGGAGAAGGTTCACCGCCATTCAAGGACAATAGTGAT gcAATATACATTTCAAGAATAACTGATGGTGGTGTAGCACAGAAAGACGGTAAATTATTAGTTGGAGATAAAGTAATATCT ATTAATGGAGTCGAAATGAGGGGAGCCAAACACGAACAGGCAGTTGCTCTACTAACAGGCTTAGAAAGATTCGTTCGATTAGTAGTCGAACGTGAAATTCCACTTTCGCAAGCAAACGCAGCCACGGTCGTAACACCTTCAGAAAAGTCACCGCGCGTCATTGGTGCACCTAAACCGTATACAGGATTATATAATGCCAATAGTTATATAGCAAATAGACCAGGATATACCGGATATCGACGATCTATTGATGTCGACAGAGCTTTATCACCGAGTCCTACTTCAAAGACGCCGCCGCCTATGAAAATCGAAACCACCGAGGTGCCAAAAATGAACGGTGTTACAGAATCAGGATATACTAAGAACGTTTCTTCAGTATCGCCGAGTCCAACAAATAGCCAACCTCATCCGCAGCCTGCACCGAGACATAGCATTTCGCAACCGACGATCGCATTCGCGACAACTACAAGCTCGACACCTACTTCTTCTACAGAGCCTAGGTCTATCTCGCCCCAGGAGGACATACAGGTATCGAAGCCTATCACCAACGAAGAATTTCAGGCTATGATCCCCGCACATTTCCTTCGTCCTCCTACTTCCTCGCCATCGCCAGATTCCCATCAAGGCCCTATCGTGACAGTGACAATAAAGCAGCCTGATAGTCTACCTGGGGATGTTAATTTTCCTCCGGCTCCCACCACACTTGGTAAAGTTACTGAGACCATCACAAAGAGCACTCTCACCGAGACCGTCGTAACTAGGGTGACCGACAACCAGTCGGTGCAACCAGTGATTATTGAG GATGTTGTCCTTGTAAAAGAAGGATCCTTAGGATTCAGTATCATTGGAGGTACAGATCATTCTTGCACCCCGTTTGGTGCAAAAGAACCTGGAATTTTTATATCTCAT GTCGTGCCTGGCGGTATAGCTGCAAAATCTGGCAAATTAAGGATGGGTGACAGAATACTGAAAGTAAATGGTACAGATGTAACGAAAGCTACTCATCAAGAGGCTGTGATGGAACTTCTGCGACCAGGAGATCAAATTATGCTTACAGTTCAACATGATCCATTGCCGGAAAATTATCAA CTGGTCGAAATAGAGTACATCCCTGTGACG GAATTGGTTATTACAAAAGAGCCAGGTGAAAAACTGGGTATGCACATTAAAGGCGGACTTAGAGGACAAAAGGGTAATCCCTTGGATCATACAGACGAAGGAGTTTTTATATCTAAGATTAATTCAGGCGGTGCAGCTAAAAGAGATGGAAGACTGAAG GTGGGCATGAGACTATTAGAAGTTaatggtacatcattactaggCGCAACTCACCAAGAAGCAGTAAATATACTTCGTTGTTCGGGAAATACAATTACATTAGTAGTTTGCAAAGGGTATGACAAAAATGAAGTCGAGTCTGTGCTACCAGTATGTGATGGTAAAGACTCGAAAGAGTCTAGAACATCTAAAGAATTAAAGGAATCTACAACAGATGGTACTAAGTCCTTATCACAGAGTATATCCAGTTTGGATCGCGATGACGAAGAAGCGGCAACTCTAAGACAAGAACAGGAAATGAAAGCTGAACTTGTTGCATGGGAACAAGAAGAAAGGGAACGTGCTTTAATCGAACATAGAGAAAAATCGACTCCTGAAAAA GTATTAGATGTAGTAAGAGCAGCTGAATCATTAGTGAGCAAATCCAATAGTCCTGTTGATATGGTGCCGCCAAAATCACCTGGTGGTACTAAAGATCTCAAAACAACTACTATCGTGATGAGCAAACACACTTTAGCACCTCAAAATACAAAT TCGCTAAGGAATGAGAGAACTGGAACATCGGTGGATTATTATTCGTCGACCAAGTCTCCGGTTTCTACTCTTACTTCGCCAACGAATTTCAGTCGTACTACTACTGCCCAAACCTTGCCTTctccaaagaaaaaaaattctctacCAAAGCGTAGCATAACCTTTGCCGATCTTCCTCCTATTTCTAAAGAAAAATCGATCAATCATGCCTCTTCGACCATTACGAGGGGAGAACAGCTTTTACCCTTGCATGACAAATATACTTCGGATCCTCAAATTATTTCTTATAAGAAAGTCTACCATAGTCCTACCCAAACTACTCATAGTCATTTCAAACTTCCTCCAACACCTTTGACTGCTTCCGAATCTACGGGGCATCTTGGCACTTCGGCTTCCTTTAACAAGCGACAGAACGCACGCTCTGTTGATGGGAATATTCAGGTTGAG
- the Scrib gene encoding scribble planar cell polarity protein isoform X7, with the protein MFRCIPIFKGCNRQVEYVDKRHCSLPSVPDDILRYSRSLEELLLDANHIRDLPKNFFRLQRLRKLGLSDNEIHRLPPDIQNFENLVELDVSRNDIPDIPENIKNLRALQVADFSSNPIPRLPAGFVQLRNLTVLGLNDMSLTNLPPDFGSLEALQSLELRENLLKSLPESLSQLYKLERLDLGDNDIEVLPPHIGQLPALQELWLDHNQLQHLPPEIGELKTLACLDVSENRLEDLPEEIGGLVLLTDLHLSQNVIEKLPDGLGELKKLTILKIDQNRLSTLNSNIGRCENLQELILTENFLLELPITIGKLLNLNNLNVDRNSLQSLPVEIGNLKKLGVLSLRDNKLQYLPMEVGQCTALHVLDVSGNRLQYLPYSLINLNLKAVWLSENQAQPMLTFQTDVDEETEQEVLTCFLLPQLESHPDDSGRVGMLVGIGNAIQSGEIRELGSSDDEGWQEKEASRTHSVKFTDEPPETDKETPFVRQNTPHPKELKAKAHKLFSKGKSDSRSASTDEQDVSQTFGLDKTETDSLTKPNNLEPAATDEALANDKLVENEEKQTVPGTLVDNTDLQCNNESEMVSNQYITEFNPDLGIDGSISESKDGNDKGDDESENEETQRHVEFSIAEGTDYEGGGDSNRPNRLHRRDTPHHLKNKRIHTTVDKDKVASIIAQALMKKSDETAAPTSATTESTDNFDTQSQGAISDAEPTIEIREEQYEIHIERTTGGLGLSIAGGIGSTPFKGDDEGIFISRVTEGGPADLAGLKVEDKVLSVNGVSVVNVGHYDAVEVLKACGRVLVLVVQREVTRILPPYEQISSRKDSVCSSLSTSRAPSATSHVSSTGLSHNLENGDASLLHETIKTKKIPEPITSVKAGNEPMVPVLVHTTLIRDQNGLGFSIAGGEGSPPFKDNSDAIYISRITDGGVAQKDGKLLVGDKVISINGVEMRGAKHEQAVALLTGLERFVRLVVEREIPLSQANAATVVTPSEKSPRVIGAPKPYTGLYNANSYIANRPGYTGYRRSIDVDRALSPSPTSKTPPPMKIETTEVPKMNGVTESGYTKNVSSVSPSPTNSQPHPQPAPRHSISQPTIAFATTTSSTPTSSTEPRSISPQEDIQVSKPITNEEFQAMIPAHFLRPPTSSPSPDSHQGPIVTVTIKQPDSLPGDVNFPPAPTTLGKVTETITKSTLTETVVTRVTDNQSVQPVIIEDVVLVKEGSLGFSIIGGTDHSCTPFGAKEPGIFISHVVPGGIAAKSGKLRMGDRILKVNGTDVTKATHQEAVMELLRPGDQIMLTVQHDPLPENYQLVEIEYIPVTELVITKEPGEKLGMHIKGGLRGQKGNPLDHTDEGVFISKINSGGAAKRDGRLKVGMRLLEVNGTSLLGATHQEAVNILRCSGNTITLVVCKGYDKNEVESVLPVCDGKDSKESRTSKELKESTTDGTKSLSQSISSLDRDDEEAATLRQEQEMKAELVAWEQEERERALIEHREKSTPEKVLDVVRAAESLVSKSNSPVDMVPPKSPGGTKDLKTTTIVMSKHTLAPQNTNTVEGDSATLAAL; encoded by the exons ATGTTCCGCTGCATTCCGATTTTTAAAGGGTGTAACAGGCAGGTGGAATACGTTGACAAGCGTCACTGCTCTCTGCCGAGCGTCCCTGATGATATTTTACGATACTCGAGGAGCCTGGAGGAGCTGTTGTTGGACGCGAATCATATTCGTGATCTACCTAAG AATTTTTTCCGACTACAAAGGTTACGAAAGCTCGGACTGAGCGACAATGAAATACATCGTTTGCCACCGGATATCCAGAACTTCGAAAACCTCGTGGAGCTGGATGTGTCCAGGAACG ATATACCGGACATTCCTGAGAACATCAAGAATTTACGAGCACTTCAGGTGGCGGACTTCAGTAGCAATCCAATTCCAAG ACTCCCGGCTGGTTTCGTGCAGTTAAGGAATCTGACTGTTCTAGGACTAAATGATATGTCCCTTACAAATTTACCGCCCGATTTTGGAAG CTTGGAGGCGTTACAATCACTGGAATTGAGAGAAAACTTGCTCAAGTCTTTGCCTGAGTCACTTTCTCAACTTTACAAATTAGAGCGGCTGGATCTAGGCGACAATGACATTGAAGTATTG CCTCCGCATATAGGACAATTGCCAGCGTTACAAGAGTTATGGCTAGATCATAACCAGTTACAACATTTACCACCGGAAATCGGAGAATTGAAAACGTTAGCATGCTTGGACGTATCTGAAAATCGTTTGGAAGATCTTCCAGAAGAAATCGGTGGTCTAGTTTTATTAACGGATTTACATTTATCGCAAAATGTTATCGAAAAATTACCCGATGGACTCGGGGAATTAAAAAAACTTACCATTCTCAAAATCGACCAAAATAGGCTTTCTACTTTAAATTCAAATATAGGCAG ATGTGAAAATTTACAAGAATTAATTCTTACGGAAAATTTTCTCTTAGAACTGCCTATTACTATAGGAAAACTTCTTAATCTAAACAATTTAAATGTGGATAGGAATAGTTTACAATCACTACCTGTTGAAATTG GTAATTTGAAGAAATTGGGGGTACTGTCTTTGAGAGATAATAAGTTGCAATATCTTCCAATGGAAGTTGGACAGTGTACCGCTCTTCATGTTTTGGACGTATCGGGTAACAG ATTGCAATATTTGCCATATTCCTTGATTAATTTGAATTTAAAGGCAGTATGGTTAAGTGAAAATCAAGCACAGCCAATGCTTACTTTCCAAACGGATGTCGATGAAGAAACTGAGCAAGAGGTATTAACGTGCTTCCTCTTACCGCAGTTAGAATCCCATCCTGATG ATTCAGGTAGGGTTGGTATGCTGGTTGGTATAGGAAATGCTATTCAGAGTGGTGAAATACGCGAGCTTGGTAGCAGCGATGACGAAGGCTGGCAAGAAAAAGAAGCATCGCGAACACATTCAGTAAAATTTACGGATGAACCTCCAGAAACTGATAAGGAG aCACCGTTTGTACGGCAAAATACACCGCACCCGAAAGAATTGAAAGCTAAAGCTCATAAATTATTTAGTAAAGGGAAGAGTGACAGTCGGTCAGCATCTACGGACGAGCAG GATGTTTCCCAAACATTCGGTTTGGACAAAACGGAAACTGACTCATTGACAAAACCGAACAATTTGGAACCAGCTGCAACAGACGAAGCACTAGCAAACGATAAACTTGTAGAAAATGAAGAAAAACAAACTGTACCTGGAACATTAGTCGATAATACGGATCTTCAATGTAATAATGAATCAGAAATGGTTTctaatcaatatattacagaattcaaTCCT GATCTGGGAATTGATGGTTCAATATCCGAATCAAAGGATGGAAATGATAAGGGAGATGACGAATCTGAGAACGAGGAAACGCAAAGACACGTAGAATTTTCTATAGCAGAGGGTACTGATTACGAAGGTGGCGGTGATTCAAATAGGCCCAATAGACTTCATCGTAGAGACACTCCACATCACTTAAAGAATAAACGTATCCATACAACTGTGGACAAGGATAAGGTAGCTTCCATTATTGCACAA GCACTTATGAAGAAAAGTGATGAAACTGCTGCACCCACGTCGGCGACCACAGAATCTACAGACAATTTTGACACTCAGAGTCAAG GTGCAATATCTGATGCTGAACCAACGATAGAAATACGAGAGGAACAATATGAAATTCATATTGAGAGAACAACAGGTGGTCTTGGTTTATCAATAGCTGGTGGTATCGGTTCAACTCCATTCAAAGGCGACGATGAAGGCATTTTTATTTCCAGAGTTACCGAAG GCGGGCCTGCAGATTTGGCAGGTTTAAAAGTAGAGGATAAAGTGCTGTCTGTAAACGGAGTTTCAGTAGTAAATGTAGGTCACTATGATGCTGTAGAAGTTCTAAAAGCATGTGGACGTGTTCTTGTACTAGTAGTTCAGAGAGAAGTTACAAGGATATTACCGCCATACGAACAG ATATCTTCAAGAAAAGACTCGGTATGCTCTAGTTTGAGTACAAGTAGAGCTCCAAGTGCGACGTCTCACGTTTCGTCTACAGGTTTATCGCATAATTTAGAAAATGGTGACGCTTCTTTACTTCATGAAACTATTAAG ACCAAAAAAATCCCGGAACCTATAACTTCGGTGAAAGCAGGTAATGAACCAATGGTACCCGTTCTTGTTCATACAACGTTAATACGGGACCAAAATGGACTTGGATTTAGTATTGCTGGTGGAGAAGGTTCACCGCCATTCAAGGACAATAGTGAT gcAATATACATTTCAAGAATAACTGATGGTGGTGTAGCACAGAAAGACGGTAAATTATTAGTTGGAGATAAAGTAATATCT ATTAATGGAGTCGAAATGAGGGGAGCCAAACACGAACAGGCAGTTGCTCTACTAACAGGCTTAGAAAGATTCGTTCGATTAGTAGTCGAACGTGAAATTCCACTTTCGCAAGCAAACGCAGCCACGGTCGTAACACCTTCAGAAAAGTCACCGCGCGTCATTGGTGCACCTAAACCGTATACAGGATTATATAATGCCAATAGTTATATAGCAAATAGACCAGGATATACCGGATATCGACGATCTATTGATGTCGACAGAGCTTTATCACCGAGTCCTACTTCAAAGACGCCGCCGCCTATGAAAATCGAAACCACCGAGGTGCCAAAAATGAACGGTGTTACAGAATCAGGATATACTAAGAACGTTTCTTCAGTATCGCCGAGTCCAACAAATAGCCAACCTCATCCGCAGCCTGCACCGAGACATAGCATTTCGCAACCGACGATCGCATTCGCGACAACTACAAGCTCGACACCTACTTCTTCTACAGAGCCTAGGTCTATCTCGCCCCAGGAGGACATACAGGTATCGAAGCCTATCACCAACGAAGAATTTCAGGCTATGATCCCCGCACATTTCCTTCGTCCTCCTACTTCCTCGCCATCGCCAGATTCCCATCAAGGCCCTATCGTGACAGTGACAATAAAGCAGCCTGATAGTCTACCTGGGGATGTTAATTTTCCTCCGGCTCCCACCACACTTGGTAAAGTTACTGAGACCATCACAAAGAGCACTCTCACCGAGACCGTCGTAACTAGGGTGACCGACAACCAGTCGGTGCAACCAGTGATTATTGAG GATGTTGTCCTTGTAAAAGAAGGATCCTTAGGATTCAGTATCATTGGAGGTACAGATCATTCTTGCACCCCGTTTGGTGCAAAAGAACCTGGAATTTTTATATCTCAT GTCGTGCCTGGCGGTATAGCTGCAAAATCTGGCAAATTAAGGATGGGTGACAGAATACTGAAAGTAAATGGTACAGATGTAACGAAAGCTACTCATCAAGAGGCTGTGATGGAACTTCTGCGACCAGGAGATCAAATTATGCTTACAGTTCAACATGATCCATTGCCGGAAAATTATCAA CTGGTCGAAATAGAGTACATCCCTGTGACG GAATTGGTTATTACAAAAGAGCCAGGTGAAAAACTGGGTATGCACATTAAAGGCGGACTTAGAGGACAAAAGGGTAATCCCTTGGATCATACAGACGAAGGAGTTTTTATATCTAAGATTAATTCAGGCGGTGCAGCTAAAAGAGATGGAAGACTGAAG GTGGGCATGAGACTATTAGAAGTTaatggtacatcattactaggCGCAACTCACCAAGAAGCAGTAAATATACTTCGTTGTTCGGGAAATACAATTACATTAGTAGTTTGCAAAGGGTATGACAAAAATGAAGTCGAGTCTGTGCTACCAGTATGTGATGGTAAAGACTCGAAAGAGTCTAGAACATCTAAAGAATTAAAGGAATCTACAACAGATGGTACTAAGTCCTTATCACAGAGTATATCCAGTTTGGATCGCGATGACGAAGAAGCGGCAACTCTAAGACAAGAACAGGAAATGAAAGCTGAACTTGTTGCATGGGAACAAGAAGAAAGGGAACGTGCTTTAATCGAACATAGAGAAAAATCGACTCCTGAAAAA GTATTAGATGTAGTAAGAGCAGCTGAATCATTAGTGAGCAAATCCAATAGTCCTGTTGATATGGTGCCGCCAAAATCACCTGGTGGTACTAAAGATCTCAAAACAACTACTATCGTGATGAGCAAACACACTTTAGCACCTCAAAATACAAAT ACAGTGGAAGGTGATAGTGCTACTTTGGCTGCCCTCTAA
- the Pex11c gene encoding peroxisomal biogenesis factor 11c produces the protein MNIGLISEYLDTYQGRDKFLRTLSYIAKLATLGTSSKETEEKLKIFSSQMSGCRVILRLLDDIPMIHYAMTYEWGKKEPDWLIKWAELVQIAVDTIFCPIEHISWAGEHKLIKINIEKWDTVSTWFWIISLHLSLIKSLRKLKKCNNYKTYLDETNCNTGIALTVVNKQGWNELLTCTRLILDISYAVSYLPRGVFWGGQLKIWQIGALGTLSSLIGLYQAISKRAEQKKYL, from the exons ATGAATATTGGTCTGATATCGGAATACCTGGACACGTACCAAGGAAGAGATAAATTTTTAAGAACTTTGTCTTATATAGCAAAATTAGCTACGTTAGGTACGTCGTCGAAGGAAACGGAAGAAAAGTTGAAAATATTTAGCAGTCAAATGAGCGGGTGTAGAGTGATTTTAAGATTATTGGACGATATACCAATGATTCATTATGCTATGACTTATGAATGGGGAAAGAAG GAGCCAGATTGGTTGATCAAATGGGCAGAATTGGTACAAATTGCAGTGGACACTATATTTTGTCCTATAGAACACATTTCTTGGGCTGGTGAacacaaattaattaaaattaatattgaaaagTGGGATACTGTTTCAACATGGTTTTGGATAATTTCCCTTCACTTATCGTTAATAAA GTCcctgagaaaattaaaaaagtgcaataattataaaacataTCTTGATGAAACTAATTGTAATACAGG AATTGCCTTGACAGTAGTAAATAAACAAGGATGGAATGAACTATTGACCTGCACACGATTAATATTAGATATCAGCTATGCAGTTAGTTATTTGCCACGTGGTGTATTTtgggggggtcaattaaaaATTTGGCAAATTGGTGCACTTGGAACTCTGTCCTCCCTGATTGGTTTGTACCAAGCAATCAGCAAACGAGCAGAACAgaagaaatatttgtaa